The Deinococcus humi genome has a segment encoding these proteins:
- a CDS encoding DAK2 domain-containing protein: MTSKQSVPSLGAVGMVQELVEEVGARPGLALGQAFAQARGRMAARTSRPGVDGALEDLALTLIQHTDPPEAGLYGDVFLAMSGALQGAQNLNRENFGEALTAALAAVQTVGDTSPARQHLIGTLIPAREAYREAATAGEPFSVCLERMVESVHRDGAASADALPPLVLQTMARFIQGALT, encoded by the coding sequence ATGACATCCAAACAGAGCGTCCCCAGCCTGGGCGCTGTGGGTATGGTCCAGGAGCTGGTCGAGGAGGTGGGTGCCCGGCCAGGACTGGCGCTCGGGCAGGCGTTCGCCCAGGCCCGTGGGCGCATGGCTGCCCGCACCTCTCGGCCTGGCGTGGACGGCGCGCTGGAAGATCTGGCCCTGACGTTGATCCAGCATACTGATCCCCCAGAGGCAGGCCTCTACGGTGATGTCTTTCTGGCGATGTCGGGGGCACTTCAGGGCGCCCAGAACCTGAACCGCGAGAACTTTGGTGAGGCCCTGACCGCTGCCCTGGCCGCCGTGCAGACGGTGGGCGACACCAGCCCGGCCCGCCAGCACCTGATCGGCACCCTGATTCCCGCGCGCGAGGCCTACCGCGAGGCTGCCACTGCCGGAGAGCCGTTCAGTGTCTGCCTGGAGCGTATGGTTGAGAGTGTCCATCGCGACGGCGCAGCGTCCGCCGACGCCCTTCCTCCCCTCGTCCTTCAAACGATGGCGCGTTTCATTCAGGGCGCGCTGACCTGA
- the tal gene encoding transaldolase → MNPTQTAVGTDKLEQLKAVTVVVADTGDIEAIKKYQPQDCTTNPSLILKAAQLEGYGSLMEEARARLKSGESVDDVIDRLTVRVGTELTKIVPGNVSTEVDARLSFDKDALLARARHLMALYEENGVGKDRILIKLASTWEGIEAARILQKEGIRCNMTLLFNLEQAIASAQAGAYLISPFVGRITDWYKKSTGTKDYPVDEDPGIQSVREIYHHFKSHGYETIIMGASFRSAAQVEALAGCDRLTISPQLLGELAEDHGKLEVRLDEQMGHEKEDMITEAQFRYSLASNAMAGEKLYEGIRGFAADTEKLGKLLAEVKQD, encoded by the coding sequence ATGAATCCCACCCAGACCGCAGTTGGAACCGACAAGCTTGAACAGCTCAAGGCCGTGACCGTCGTTGTCGCAGATACTGGCGATATCGAGGCCATCAAGAAATACCAGCCGCAGGACTGCACCACCAACCCGTCGCTGATCCTTAAAGCCGCGCAGCTGGAGGGCTACGGTTCGCTGATGGAAGAGGCCCGCGCCCGCCTGAAATCCGGCGAGAGTGTTGACGATGTGATCGACAGGCTGACTGTCCGCGTCGGCACCGAGCTGACCAAGATCGTGCCCGGCAACGTCTCGACAGAAGTGGATGCCCGGCTGTCCTTCGACAAGGACGCCCTGCTGGCCCGCGCCCGCCACCTGATGGCCCTGTACGAGGAAAACGGCGTAGGTAAGGACCGCATCCTGATCAAGTTGGCCTCCACCTGGGAAGGCATCGAGGCTGCCCGTATCCTGCAAAAAGAGGGCATCCGCTGCAACATGACCCTGCTGTTCAATCTGGAGCAGGCGATTGCCAGCGCGCAGGCCGGGGCCTATCTGATCTCGCCCTTCGTGGGCCGGATTACCGACTGGTACAAGAAATCCACCGGCACCAAGGACTATCCCGTCGATGAAGACCCCGGCATCCAGTCGGTGCGCGAGATCTACCACCACTTCAAGTCTCACGGCTACGAAACCATCATTATGGGTGCGTCGTTCCGCAGCGCCGCACAGGTCGAGGCGCTGGCTGGATGTGACCGTCTGACCATCAGCCCCCAGTTGCTGGGCGAACTGGCCGAGGATCACGGCAAGCTGGAAGTCCGGCTGGACGAGCAGATGGGCCACGAGAAGGAAGACATGATCACCGAGGCCCAGTTCCGTTACAGCCTGGCCTCCAATGCCATGGCCGGCGAGAAGCTTTACGAAGGTATCCGGGGCTTTGCCGCCGACACTGAAAAGCTGGGCAAGCTGCTGGCCGAGGTCAAACAGGACTAA